Proteins from a single region of Haloarcula laminariae:
- a CDS encoding YlbF family regulator — protein MSIETETVTEIDDDHVDQLATELGESIAQLPVYQEYRQAKAKVENDADAQRAIEEFEQLREEFQMARQTGQATQEDLRKVQEAQEELHDIPSMSEYLELQNELELRLQEINELVSAQLDVDFGETAGGCCQD, from the coding sequence ATGAGCATCGAGACCGAGACTGTCACCGAAATCGATGACGACCACGTCGACCAGCTCGCGACCGAACTCGGCGAGAGCATCGCCCAGCTACCGGTGTACCAGGAGTACCGCCAGGCCAAGGCGAAAGTCGAGAACGACGCCGACGCCCAGCGAGCTATCGAGGAGTTCGAACAGCTCCGCGAGGAGTTCCAGATGGCGCGTCAGACCGGCCAGGCCACCCAGGAGGACCTCCGCAAGGTCCAGGAGGCCCAGGAGGAGCTCCACGACATCCCCTCGATGAGCGAGTACCTGGAGCTCCAGAACGAACTTGAACTCCGCCTCCAGGAGATAAACGAGCTCGTCTCCGCCCAGCTCGACGTGGACTTCGGCGAGACGGCCGGCGGCTGCTGTCAGGACTGA